One genomic region from Prochlorococcus marinus CUG1433 encodes:
- a CDS encoding DUF4332 domain-containing protein: MKSKTFLDFLPSNFRHEKSFFIQNNLTDFEKLSNLSDLDINEIQRKSSLCTLNNLKKIRAIAIFKKEIGISPPQAYLLLHCGISSLKSLSQSTPYEIECKIGRLKRNLRVKTETDTTFTLLKEWIKKASQIQKSI, encoded by the coding sequence ATGAAAAGTAAAACCTTTTTAGATTTTTTACCATCTAATTTTAGGCATGAGAAATCTTTTTTTATTCAAAACAATCTGACTGACTTTGAAAAATTAAGTAATCTTTCGGATTTAGATATAAATGAGATTCAAAGAAAATCTTCACTATGCACACTTAATAATCTAAAGAAAATTAGAGCTATAGCTATTTTTAAAAAAGAAATTGGAATTTCTCCACCGCAAGCATATCTACTTTTACATTGCGGTATATCTTCTCTTAAATCATTATCACAATCTACTCCTTACGAAATAGAATGTAAAATTGGGAGATTAAAAAGAAATCTTAGAGTTAAAACTGAGACAGATACAACTTTTACTCTTTTAAAAGAGTGGATTAAAAAAGCTAGTCAAATCCAAAAATCTATTTGA
- a CDS encoding CocE/NonD family hydrolase encodes MSGSRWFDKSLVLRDGVKLISRIWTPNNKGPWPALLMRQPYGREIASTITYSHPEWWASKGYMVIIQDVRGMGSSEGFFNGFSQEASDTSETHQWVRSLKECNGKLGLYGFSYQGFTQLTGELNSKPPDCLSPAMTGMNIKDHWCSDGGAYWWHNNIAWGLQIAALKMKRENKFYEWEKIRLALENNSYLREGIDNLKKYDPNSFVLEWFKNLNNASPFEEFKPISTWIKQPMLIIGGLWDPHLKGAFDLYKKSKEVGGSPEIIIGDATHLNWWEGSQESLLKFFDKHLKLNEKFNSKNLQGEKKIWNISLNKWEELDNKFHPEFIFGLKSDGTANVEVQDGSMTINQKGSGWFTIVSDPWRPTPSEGGHLGPNPGKFNRNVIDERLDVGVFQTNYFEEDQYFRGIPSLDISVKSDQPNFDICLALSLVEEGNEKVNQFSTGFLRVKNSKISEESIYQITMQPTNICLIKGSKLRLSISATAYPAIGVNPGYGEGNVGAPSANHRVITLSFSLNKTFMKMTPFFNK; translated from the coding sequence ATGTCTGGTTCAAGATGGTTTGATAAATCTCTAGTACTTAGAGATGGAGTAAAGCTTATATCAAGGATTTGGACACCTAATAATAAGGGGCCATGGCCTGCATTATTAATGAGACAACCTTATGGCAGGGAAATAGCTTCAACTATCACCTATTCTCACCCTGAATGGTGGGCTTCTAAAGGGTATATGGTCATAATTCAAGATGTTAGAGGCATGGGTTCTTCTGAAGGATTTTTTAATGGTTTTTCTCAAGAAGCCAGCGATACTTCAGAAACACATCAATGGGTTAGGTCTCTAAAAGAATGTAATGGGAAACTTGGCTTATATGGTTTTTCGTATCAAGGATTTACTCAATTAACTGGTGAATTAAATTCAAAACCGCCCGATTGCTTATCTCCTGCAATGACTGGGATGAATATTAAGGATCATTGGTGCTCAGATGGAGGAGCATATTGGTGGCATAACAATATTGCATGGGGACTTCAAATCGCAGCACTAAAAATGAAAAGAGAAAATAAATTTTATGAGTGGGAAAAGATAAGATTAGCTTTAGAAAATAATAGTTATTTAAGAGAAGGAATTGATAATTTAAAAAAATATGATCCTAATAGTTTTGTTTTGGAATGGTTTAAAAATTTGAATAATGCAAGCCCTTTTGAAGAATTTAAACCAATTTCAACATGGATTAAACAGCCTATGTTGATTATTGGAGGACTTTGGGATCCACATTTAAAAGGTGCCTTTGATCTTTATAAAAAATCTAAAGAGGTTGGCGGAAGCCCAGAGATTATTATTGGGGATGCGACGCATTTAAATTGGTGGGAGGGCTCACAAGAATCTTTATTAAAATTTTTTGATAAACATTTAAAATTAAATGAAAAATTTAATTCTAAGAATTTACAAGGCGAGAAAAAAATATGGAATATTTCATTAAATAAATGGGAAGAATTAGATAATAAATTCCACCCTGAATTTATTTTTGGGCTCAAAAGCGATGGCACAGCAAATGTAGAGGTTCAAGATGGAAGTATGACCATAAATCAAAAAGGCTCAGGATGGTTTACAATTGTTAGTGATCCATGGAGACCTACTCCATCTGAAGGTGGTCATTTAGGTCCAAATCCAGGAAAGTTTAATAGAAATGTTATTGATGAACGCCTGGATGTAGGTGTTTTTCAAACAAATTATTTTGAAGAAGATCAATATTTCAGAGGAATTCCCTCACTAGACATCTCTGTAAAAAGTGATCAGCCCAATTTCGATATCTGCCTTGCTTTATCTCTAGTTGAAGAAGGTAATGAGAAGGTGAATCAATTTTCAACTGGATTCTTAAGGGTTAAAAACTCCAAAATAAGTGAAGAATCCATTTATCAAATAACTATGCAGCCAACAAATATTTGTTTAATTAAAGGTAGCAAGCTTCGCTTATCTATATCTGCAACAGCTTATCCCGCTATTGGAGTTAATCCTGGATACGGGGAGGGCAATGTTGGAGCCCCTTCAGCAAATCATAGAGTTATTACTCTAAGTTTTAGCCTTAATAAAACATTTATGAAAATGACCCCTTTTTTTAATAAATAA